In Cervus elaphus chromosome 29, mCerEla1.1, whole genome shotgun sequence, a single window of DNA contains:
- the SIT1 gene encoding signaling threshold-regulating transmembrane adapter 1, with protein MGTGYRGRVGWGRKLKSSGWRRCRHRAVSLFFNSSLPSPSSPPPSSPEISDFATTGIEDAELWGSGPERGGSQGGCHSCQIINQADPLAPGRMSTAGQRSYRNCTELLPGIPSLSDGWGLWALSGAVTLLLLISLAVHLFHWTSGRSRSHPGHGRSGESVEDVPLYGNLHYLQTGRLSREPGPGPQDAAPGGPAGAAEEVMCYTSLQLRPPQGWVPSPGSPIKYSEVVLDSEPKPQASDPEPELYASVCAQGRRARASFPDQAYANSHPAPS; from the exons ATGGGTACAGGGTACaggggaagggtggggtgggggcggaagCTTAAGAGCTCGGGGTGGCGCAGGTGCAGGCACAGGGCGGTGTCTTTGTTCTTCAactcatccctcccctccccctcctcccctcccccttcctccccggAAATCAGCGACTTTGCCACCACCGGTATTGAAGATGCTGAGCTGTGGGGGTCAGGCCCGGAGAGGGGTGGGAGTCAAGGGGGCTGCCACAGCTGTCAGATCATAAATCAGGCTGATCCTTTGGCTCCGGGCAGGATGTCTACAGCAGGCCAGCGCAGTTACCGCAACTGCACGGAGCTACTGCCCG GAATCCCCTCTCTGAGCGACGGCTGGGGGCTGTGGGCCCTCTCAGGGGCTGTGACCCTGCTGCTCCTCATCTCACTGGCTGTGCACTTGTTCCACTGGACCAGTGGCCGGAGCAGGAGCCACCCAGGACACGGACG CTCTGGGGAGTCTGTGGAAGACGTTCCTCTGTATGGGAACCTGCATTATCTGCAGACAG GACGGCTGTCTCGGGAACCAGGGCCAGGCCCACAAGATGCAGCCCCTGGAGGCCCTGCCGGG GCTGCAGAGGAGGTGATGTGCTATACCAGCCTGCAGCTGCGGCCTCCTCAGGGCTGGGTCCCCAGCCCTGGAAGCCCTATCAAGTACTCGGAGGTGGTGCTGGACTCCGAGCCAAAGCCCCAGGCCTCAGATCCTGAGCCAGAGCTCTACGCCTCTGTGTGTGCCCAGGGGCGCAGGGCCCGAGCTTCCTTTCCAGACCAGGCCTATGCCAACAGCCATCCCGCACCCAGCTGA